One genomic region from Haloarcula taiwanensis encodes:
- a CDS encoding endonuclease: protein MSLPPYIYADRRVPDEEAVRETLDQRTMTAFGDTERLERLHRVFYPVFKVDYEYETGEGRLFGTTSKSETAFLDGLWADNDRAVAQYVDDTDAVVRRATSDYDFGRSDPALGRSVLLQFQVTDDDARSLLPQRVAEYREQRHDSASGAANVFLRKLRESYGLPGDFDPDGFDGVTAVDRLYLPFWLAEYHSPDSTDVKLVTFRDPDASTEDLKRHGWLAEFLSAEPRRLAEYGYEVNPDRLERNIRERIDQSDDSGSAETSGDTDPGRADGAPSINRERPSDDGTVVQPDGVDMEADGLVDPNPSRSFADVGGMSELLETLNHKVVRPLQDPSAFEEYGIGVVNGVLLHGPPGCGKTHVAGALAGEVDHAFIEVTPADVTSKYMGEPAQKVEELFQIARANAPCILFIDEIDGIAGARDGDSNMNSSEQQLVNQLLTELEGIADEDVVVLGATNLVEDVDDAIRRSGRFDERVEVPPPDPQARKQILEIHLAGRPTADDIDLDPVVKETAGFAASDIELLAEDAARKALRADAPIGTNHLLQAAAETDTSIPDWVDPEMVAENGVVQPDGVDLQASSLVETDPGRDFADVGGMGELKARLEETVIDPLENADAYAEYGIDVLSGLLLYGPPGCGKTHLAGALAGELGHSFVEISPADVTSKWMGEPARNVAEVFEVARANAPCVLFIDEIDGIAGSRRGSMNTSEQQLVNQLLTELEGAAAEDIVVVAATNFVEDIDAALRRSGRFDERVEVPPPDAEARRQILEIHLQDRPVAGDIDWNAIVEPTAGYAASDLELVAEDAARHALRDGSDITQAHLETAVWETHSSIADWDDRDRYQGAEGTADLGLGP, encoded by the coding sequence ATGAGCTTGCCGCCGTACATCTACGCCGACCGGCGGGTCCCCGACGAGGAGGCCGTCAGAGAGACGCTCGACCAGCGGACGATGACGGCCTTCGGCGATACCGAGCGACTCGAACGGCTCCACCGAGTGTTCTATCCGGTGTTCAAGGTCGACTACGAGTACGAGACCGGCGAGGGCAGACTGTTCGGCACGACGAGCAAATCCGAGACGGCGTTTCTCGACGGCCTCTGGGCGGACAACGACCGGGCCGTCGCCCAGTACGTCGACGACACCGACGCGGTGGTCCGGCGGGCGACCAGCGACTACGACTTCGGCCGTAGCGACCCGGCGCTCGGTCGCTCGGTCCTGTTGCAGTTCCAGGTCACCGACGACGACGCCCGGTCGCTACTGCCCCAGCGTGTCGCGGAGTACCGCGAACAGCGCCACGACTCCGCCTCGGGCGCGGCGAACGTGTTCCTCCGGAAGCTGCGCGAGTCCTACGGCCTGCCCGGTGATTTCGACCCCGACGGGTTCGACGGCGTGACCGCCGTCGACCGGCTCTACCTCCCCTTCTGGCTCGCCGAGTACCACTCGCCTGACAGCACGGATGTCAAGCTCGTCACGTTCCGGGACCCGGACGCCTCAACCGAGGACCTCAAACGCCACGGCTGGCTCGCGGAGTTTTTGAGCGCCGAACCCCGACGGCTGGCCGAGTACGGCTACGAGGTCAACCCCGACCGGCTCGAACGGAACATTCGGGAGCGGATCGACCAGTCCGACGACTCCGGCTCGGCCGAGACGAGCGGCGATACCGACCCGGGCCGGGCCGACGGCGCGCCCTCGATAAACCGCGAGCGACCCTCGGACGATGGGACGGTGGTCCAGCCCGACGGCGTCGACATGGAGGCCGACGGGCTGGTCGACCCGAACCCGTCCCGAAGCTTCGCCGACGTGGGCGGGATGTCAGAGCTACTGGAGACGCTCAACCACAAGGTCGTCCGGCCGCTGCAGGACCCGAGTGCCTTCGAGGAGTACGGCATCGGTGTCGTCAACGGCGTCCTGTTGCACGGCCCGCCCGGGTGCGGGAAAACCCACGTCGCCGGCGCGCTTGCGGGCGAGGTCGACCATGCCTTCATCGAGGTCACGCCCGCCGACGTGACCAGCAAGTACATGGGCGAACCCGCACAGAAGGTCGAGGAGCTGTTCCAGATTGCCCGCGCGAACGCCCCGTGTATCCTCTTTATCGACGAAATCGACGGCATCGCTGGCGCGCGTGACGGCGATAGCAACATGAACAGCAGCGAGCAGCAACTGGTCAACCAACTGCTGACCGAACTAGAGGGTATCGCCGACGAGGACGTGGTGGTGCTCGGCGCGACGAACCTCGTCGAAGACGTGGATGACGCCATCCGCCGCTCGGGGCGGTTCGACGAGCGGGTGGAAGTCCCGCCGCCGGACCCGCAGGCCCGAAAACAGATTCTCGAGATTCACCTCGCCGGCCGGCCGACGGCCGACGACATCGATTTGGACCCAGTCGTCAAGGAGACCGCCGGCTTCGCCGCCAGCGACATCGAACTCCTCGCGGAGGACGCCGCCCGCAAGGCACTGCGGGCGGACGCCCCCATCGGGACGAACCACTTGCTGCAGGCCGCCGCGGAGACCGACACCAGCATCCCGGACTGGGTCGACCCCGAGATGGTCGCGGAAAACGGTGTCGTCCAGCCCGACGGCGTCGACCTGCAGGCCAGTTCGCTGGTCGAGACCGACCCCGGACGCGACTTCGCCGACGTGGGCGGGATGGGCGAACTGAAGGCCCGGCTCGAAGAGACGGTCATCGACCCCCTGGAGAACGCCGACGCCTACGCCGAGTACGGCATCGACGTGCTGTCCGGACTGTTGCTGTACGGCCCGCCCGGCTGCGGAAAAACCCACCTCGCCGGTGCGCTCGCGGGCGAACTCGGCCACAGTTTCGTCGAAATTAGCCCGGCAGACGTGACGAGCAAGTGGATGGGCGAGCCGGCCCGCAACGTCGCCGAGGTGTTCGAGGTGGCCCGCGCGAACGCTCCCTGCGTGCTGTTCATCGACGAGATCGACGGTATCGCTGGCTCGCGACGCGGCTCGATGAACACGAGCGAGCAACAGCTGGTCAATCAGCTGCTCACCGAACTCGAAGGCGCGGCGGCCGAGGACATCGTCGTGGTCGCCGCGACGAACTTCGTCGAGGACATCGACGCAGCGCTCCGGCGCTCCGGCCGCTTCGACGAGCGCGTGGAGGTCCCGCCGCCGGATGCTGAGGCTCGAAGACAGATTCTGGAAATTCATCTACAGGACCGACCCGTCGCCGGCGACATCGACTGGAACGCCATCGTCGAGCCGACGGCTGGCTACGCCGCCAGCGACCTCGAACTCGTCGCCGAGGACGCGGCGCGTCACGCCTTGCGAGACGGCTCGGACATAACGCAGGCGCACCTCGAAACCGCCGTCTGGGAAACGCATTCGAGCATTGCCGACTGGGACGACCGCGACCGCTATCAGGGGGCTGAGGGCACCGCGGACCTGGGGCTCGGGCCCTGA
- a CDS encoding imidazolonepropionase, which yields MTTLDAVVYGAAELVAGPAADGRGLEAYEDGAVAIVDGTVAAVGPTTEVTAEYPPENAGHAVNADGQAVVPGFVDPHTHALFAGDRSDEFAAKLRGKSYQDLLAAGGGILRTVRAVREADEETLLSNLLAHLDTMLAHGTTTVEVKSGYGLDTETELRMLRVIDRADDVHPVDVVPTFMGAHAVPEGWDADDYTAAVVDEQLPAVESQGIAEFCDVFCEEGVFSVSQSRRVLEAGAAAGLTPKVHAEELAHIGGTQLAADVGAASADHLLHATGEDIDALVDAGVTPVLLPGTAFGLGAAYADATAFRDRGAPVAVATDFNPNCHSHSMGFALSLACVEMGLTPAEALVAGTSHAALALNRTGGLGTLRAGAPGDVVVLAAPSHVHIPYQYGTNVVDTVLKDGSVVSTPTHESYDRGVNP from the coding sequence ATGACAACCCTCGATGCGGTGGTCTACGGTGCGGCTGAACTCGTCGCAGGCCCAGCGGCGGACGGCCGCGGCCTAGAAGCCTATGAGGACGGCGCAGTCGCCATCGTGGACGGCACTGTCGCCGCTGTCGGTCCAACCACGGAGGTGACTGCCGAGTACCCGCCGGAGAACGCCGGGCACGCTGTCAATGCCGACGGTCAGGCCGTCGTTCCGGGCTTCGTCGACCCCCACACCCACGCGCTGTTCGCCGGCGACCGCTCGGACGAGTTCGCCGCCAAACTGCGCGGCAAGTCATATCAGGATCTCCTCGCAGCGGGCGGCGGCATCCTCAGAACGGTCCGAGCGGTCAGGGAAGCCGACGAGGAAACGCTGCTGTCGAACCTGCTGGCCCATCTCGACACCATGCTCGCTCACGGGACGACGACAGTCGAGGTGAAGTCCGGCTACGGACTCGACACGGAGACGGAGCTACGGATGCTCCGAGTTATCGACAGGGCCGACGACGTCCATCCCGTCGACGTGGTCCCGACGTTCATGGGCGCACACGCTGTTCCCGAGGGGTGGGACGCCGACGACTACACCGCGGCGGTCGTCGACGAGCAGCTTCCGGCTGTCGAATCGCAGGGCATCGCCGAGTTCTGCGACGTGTTCTGCGAGGAAGGGGTCTTCTCGGTCTCGCAGTCCCGACGGGTCCTCGAAGCAGGCGCGGCCGCGGGGCTGACACCGAAGGTCCACGCCGAGGAACTGGCCCATATCGGCGGGACGCAGTTGGCGGCGGACGTGGGCGCGGCCAGTGCCGACCACCTCCTGCACGCGACCGGCGAAGACATCGACGCGCTTGTCGACGCTGGCGTGACGCCGGTGTTGCTACCCGGGACAGCGTTCGGTCTCGGCGCAGCGTACGCGGACGCGACGGCGTTCCGCGACCGGGGTGCGCCCGTCGCGGTGGCGACGGACTTCAATCCGAACTGCCACAGCCACAGCATGGGCTTTGCGCTGTCGCTGGCCTGCGTCGAGATGGGACTGACGCCGGCCGAAGCGCTGGTCGCTGGGACGAGCCACGCCGCGCTCGCACTGAACAGGACCGGCGGACTTGGGACGCTTCGTGCGGGTGCGCCCGGTGACGTTGTCGTCCTTGCCGCGCCGAGTCACGTCCACATACCCTACCAGTACGGGACCAACGTCGTCGACACTGTCCTGAAAGACGGCTCAGTCGTCAGCACCCCAACGCATGAGTCATACGACCGGGGGGTCAACCCATGA
- a CDS encoding histidine ammonia-lyase, which translates to MTAEVVLDGESLTPADVVAVARNGATVTVAETARERIRESRERVESVLDSGEAVYGVTTGFGDLVDERIPHADLDDLQRNLLRSHAAAVGRELTTAEVRAMLVTRANTLAKGYSGIRESVVDLLVAMLDAGVHPVVPSRGSLGASGDLAPLAHMSLVLIGEGEAEVKGDRLPGDEALDAAGLEPVTLRAKEGLALINGTQLTVGVAALLLTDAERLVTVADIAGALTTEVTLSSTVPSHEAITAVRPHAGQAASARNVRRLTADSDVVESHRNCDRVQDAYAMRCLPQVHGAVRDAVAHLREAVEVELNSATDNPLVFPREAVGDRASGSDSAGVLSGGNFHGAVLAMRLDYLTNALTELAAISERRTDRMLNPNLQEPHLPPFLTERSGVRSGYMIAQYTAAALLNECRSFGRPSMDNTPVSGNQEDHVSMSAQSAYLARNAARNAAAILGVELCCGAQAADFVDDALELGVGSAEAYDAVRAVVPKLTTDRPVHEDIEAAGALVESPAFTERVAAALDEELE; encoded by the coding sequence ATGACCGCCGAAGTTGTCCTCGACGGCGAGTCGCTCACGCCCGCCGACGTGGTCGCCGTCGCCCGGAACGGCGCGACCGTCACGGTTGCCGAAACCGCTCGCGAGCGAATCCGTGAGTCCCGCGAACGCGTCGAGAGCGTGCTGGACAGCGGCGAGGCGGTGTACGGCGTCACTACCGGCTTCGGCGATCTCGTCGACGAGCGCATCCCACACGCGGACCTCGACGACCTCCAGCGGAACCTCCTGCGGAGCCACGCCGCCGCTGTCGGCCGGGAGTTGACGACTGCGGAGGTCCGGGCGATGCTGGTCACGCGAGCGAACACGCTGGCGAAGGGGTATTCCGGCATCCGCGAGTCCGTCGTCGATCTGCTGGTGGCGATGCTCGACGCTGGTGTCCACCCGGTCGTCCCATCGCGAGGCAGTCTCGGTGCGAGCGGTGACCTCGCTCCGCTCGCCCATATGTCGCTGGTACTCATCGGCGAGGGGGAAGCCGAGGTGAAGGGGGACCGACTCCCCGGCGACGAGGCACTCGACGCAGCCGGCCTCGAACCGGTGACGCTCCGGGCCAAGGAGGGGTTGGCGCTCATCAACGGGACGCAACTGACCGTCGGCGTGGCCGCGCTCCTCCTCACCGACGCCGAGCGACTGGTCACTGTCGCCGACATCGCTGGTGCGCTCACGACGGAGGTGACTCTCTCTTCGACAGTACCCTCACACGAAGCCATCACCGCCGTCCGGCCCCACGCCGGTCAGGCCGCAAGCGCGCGAAACGTCCGGCGACTGACGGCCGACTCCGACGTGGTCGAGTCCCACCGCAACTGCGACCGCGTGCAGGACGCCTACGCGATGCGCTGTCTGCCACAGGTCCACGGCGCGGTCCGCGACGCCGTCGCCCATCTCCGGGAGGCCGTCGAGGTAGAACTCAACAGCGCGACCGACAATCCACTGGTATTCCCCCGCGAGGCGGTTGGGGACCGGGCCTCCGGCTCCGACAGCGCGGGCGTGCTGTCCGGCGGGAACTTCCACGGCGCGGTACTCGCCATGCGCCTCGACTATCTGACGAACGCGCTCACCGAACTCGCGGCCATCTCGGAGCGCCGGACGGACCGGATGCTCAATCCGAATCTGCAGGAGCCACACCTCCCGCCGTTTCTCACCGAGCGAAGCGGCGTCCGGTCGGGCTACATGATCGCACAGTACACCGCTGCCGCACTGTTGAACGAATGTCGGTCCTTTGGCCGGCCCTCGATGGACAACACGCCCGTCAGCGGCAATCAGGAGGACCACGTCAGCATGAGCGCGCAGTCGGCCTATCTGGCCCGAAACGCGGCCCGAAACGCCGCCGCGATTCTCGGCGTCGAGCTGTGCTGTGGGGCACAGGCCGCTGATTTCGTCGATGACGCCCTCGAACTGGGCGTCGGGTCGGCCGAGGCCTACGACGCCGTCCGTGCAGTGGTCCCGAAGCTGACCACAGACCGACCGGTCCACGAGGACATCGAGGCCGCGGGCGCGCTTGTCGAGTCACCGGCCTTCACCGAGCGGGTTGCTGCGGCCCTCGACGAGGAGCTAGAGTGA
- a CDS encoding formimidoylglutamase, with amino-acid sequence MTDLTAPSPWTGPSGDPNDEQFGGIVETATLATASEYDAVLVGEPYDRAVIGRSGARAGPAALRRELGGAKTHHIERGPVRSVADLGDIEIPAGGVERVQSAVRSMTAEIHATGAVPVFLGGDNSLTFPNAAPLVAHETVGAVSFDAHLDCRAVRDEPTSGTPYRQLHDAGLDALAVVGARHFETSTAYHDYLAEQGGTVLPPASVAGDPAGAVDDALDALGDVDAVYVSLDLDVLDATAAPGVSAPTPGGISTRELFRMLGRVASDNRIAGFEVVECAPPLDAGDRTARAGARAVAHFLSGLGGSR; translated from the coding sequence ATGACTGACCTGACAGCCCCGTCGCCGTGGACCGGCCCCTCCGGCGACCCAAACGACGAGCAGTTCGGCGGCATCGTCGAGACGGCCACGCTCGCGACCGCGTCTGAGTACGACGCTGTACTGGTGGGAGAGCCGTACGATAGGGCCGTCATCGGACGGTCGGGCGCGCGTGCCGGTCCGGCGGCTCTCCGACGCGAACTCGGCGGAGCGAAGACGCATCACATCGAACGCGGACCGGTCCGCTCGGTCGCCGACCTCGGCGACATCGAGATTCCGGCCGGCGGCGTCGAACGGGTCCAGAGCGCTGTCCGCTCGATGACTGCCGAGATTCACGCGACGGGCGCAGTACCGGTGTTTCTCGGTGGCGATAACTCACTGACGTTCCCGAACGCCGCGCCGCTGGTGGCTCACGAAACGGTCGGCGCAGTCAGCTTCGACGCCCACCTCGATTGCCGCGCCGTTCGGGACGAGCCGACGAGCGGGACGCCGTACCGGCAGCTGCACGATGCAGGCCTCGACGCACTGGCCGTTGTCGGCGCGCGCCACTTCGAAACCTCGACGGCGTACCACGACTACCTCGCCGAGCAGGGCGGGACAGTCCTGCCGCCGGCGTCGGTGGCCGGTGATCCAGCCGGCGCGGTGGACGACGCGCTCGACGCGCTTGGTGACGTAGACGCCGTCTATGTTAGCTTAGACCTCGACGTGCTCGACGCCACAGCCGCGCCGGGCGTGAGCGCGCCGACGCCGGGCGGCATCTCGACACGGGAACTGTTCCGGATGCTGGGCCGCGTGGCGTCGGACAATCGTATCGCCGGCTTCGAGGTGGTCGAGTGCGCGCCGCCGCTGGACGCCGGGGACCGGACCGCCCGCGCCGGGGCCCGCGCCGTCGCACACTTCCTCAGCGGCTTAGGAGGGAGCCGATGA
- a CDS encoding PhzF family phenazine biosynthesis protein, whose translation MDTRQALLVDAFAAEPTAGTPTGVVPDADGLTADQMRAVASELRAAETAFVLPAEDIDRQLRCFSPTEELAQAETAVVAAHAALSERGEISDGEWTVATAAGEVAVETKQNGMVWVEQGRADITEVDLPYSDVADALGLDEATLKDVGADLPLVTADTGEPWLMVPVNYFEHLSALSVDVAAVASLCDRLDVAGVYPFTFDTVGADATRRSTFHGRAFRAGSRTEEPVTAAASGACAAFVRRYGALDDTIEQIIAEGGHFRDRPGTVSVDTDGTEVWVGGRAVTALDGTVTVPAVDDDDIIEA comes from the coding sequence ATGGATACCCGACAGGCGCTGCTTGTCGACGCGTTCGCTGCGGAGCCGACGGCCGGCACACCGACCGGCGTCGTGCCCGATGCCGACGGACTGACTGCAGACCAGATGCGGGCCGTCGCCAGCGAACTGAGGGCCGCCGAGACAGCGTTCGTCTTGCCGGCGGAAGACATCGACCGCCAACTTCGCTGCTTCTCGCCGACCGAGGAACTGGCACAGGCGGAGACGGCAGTGGTCGCCGCGCACGCAGCGCTCTCCGAGCGTGGTGAAATCAGCGACGGCGAGTGGACGGTCGCTACCGCCGCCGGCGAAGTCGCTGTCGAGACAAAACAGAACGGGATGGTCTGGGTCGAACAGGGCCGGGCCGACATCACCGAAGTCGACCTCCCCTACAGTGATGTTGCGGACGCACTCGGTCTCGACGAAGCCACGCTCAAGGACGTGGGCGCTGATCTCCCGCTCGTGACGGCCGACACGGGCGAGCCGTGGCTCATGGTCCCAGTCAACTACTTCGAGCATCTGAGCGCTCTCAGCGTTGACGTGGCCGCCGTCGCCTCACTCTGTGACCGCTTGGACGTAGCCGGCGTGTATCCGTTCACGTTCGATACCGTCGGTGCCGACGCGACGCGCCGGTCGACGTTCCACGGACGCGCCTTCCGAGCGGGGAGCCGGACCGAGGAACCGGTGACCGCGGCGGCCTCGGGGGCCTGTGCGGCGTTTGTCCGCCGCTACGGCGCGCTTGATGACACTATCGAGCAGATTATCGCTGAGGGCGGGCACTTCCGTGACAGACCCGGGACGGTATCAGTCGATACTGACGGGACCGAGGTGTGGGTCGGCGGGCGCGCCGTCACTGCACTGGACGGCACAGTGACCGTCCCCGCTGTCGACGACGATGACATCATCGAGGCGTGA